From the genome of Denticeps clupeoides chromosome 4, fDenClu1.1, whole genome shotgun sequence, one region includes:
- the tmem131l gene encoding transmembrane protein 131-like, whose amino-acid sequence MAGRTDLRRGGHCHRKAWSNALLGVLQLLLSCPRHGAAQLRAGSVVEVWQAEDTELLVPSQVQEEHSKETLPQEESSSFYVRENGRPLRLQPPALDFGTQPLGLSRAETVYIHNPSQELPVTLLSIFTSSRHFHMPPFHRRVILPRGKTSFKLVFVPTEEGNVENTLFINTSTHGVLSYQIFGVGIPWGSQKDDHIKDQVLIFPHIKSIKLTQTQEDSSNITILGLLLECSLPKKVHSRPQGLCFVTEEEERFSLQISLSERGDQPAHLDKLKPYVIENIMVLFLVPSSSSDADPTISVHMLNAGAKKLLVKDIQLPSKADHALDFRRVLLKSSAANFTQIASLSCKRSALMQSKMCSSQVREQIKGNASVRTFPWLSHRPGVHLASLFQLRQRHIGGSITDLWFNNALLLRLTVTNVSISREAQGLVKVQNLSRTLTLFPGCWKLLSLELLNTTLPMNIVTMVTLTTSMGFTLEVPVHFRSAVSEQGDGEECGRVCSIRLPRAVRREWQRSLLPESSPVLWTVDSNLASALSPRWQKHKDQLSCRWPRLPLQTSSPLDFGAVPVNESRVKSLTLKNPTGSVVAVEIMGLVSYPAPLEALDLLSTWFDSSPLSVNVTTTEFTLLDTDQKVSERLIGNSGGRSLRFLLQSWESKTIAVVYTPTEHKPVTTLLLIRNNLTAFDMVTVKGLGAKELLRVGGKLPGPGASLRFNVPQSTLMECRDGMRTNKPLFAVRKSFKVENAGELPLTVMSMNINGYKCQGFGFEVLQCHSFTLDCNSSSEITIAFTPDFTSSWVIRDLTLLTARGSTFPFTLNVTLPHHMLPLCAQVVPGPSWEESFWVVTLVFTCFSLAGVCLMAFHQAQYILSEFSSLSSHSNHNSLHENGIINNGISNTVNKPKGSCKTYVDPCHTSDKGKGRGSPAVASGPVRNQSTSKKGSGGHSQPQKKHKVSVLYSKYKIIPNAMVPSAATISPDPPADEERPDDQTSEMDPDVCNNNNNNNDLVDEMPSLMETRPLSTETRDDKPVMFPMEMHTVVPESLVQTPAYQHNSLADRQMQKDCREKRETVKRDNTEVETRENSKHQKKIPERSEQSVASVTNKNDKKTGSGKSRRKATDVITGVPEHSVVVVSERERDTEYRDHRNETRVRSHCSNMKSDMAKGAHNSDNPVKSNGICLARSRRKCPERRPQWESGSDSSGSSSGSVRASRGSWGSWSSTSSMEGEKDINARHQCSSQTRKKDNMQYNTQYNLHTVDHDSSSCKAQSMNCLYRKDPSQSQDPTPLAPTFAPSFARVTAGVDKSVAHSEVVNSHIPEETWSSTPLTNEFRYNMTECLPFVPQGSVNGLYNGNFPWNGLNSHCNNSFPPYNDQSNFVLGGNANYQNNLMCHEAQPASYVHQPVWGEDCPQETPSSWDTAGYMSGKPYFPGTRSLSPMSGLFGSIWTPQREVPYQRHFQPDRSAPVSPLAPLCREPGGSCPPKQFNPFGPHMNLDIWNSSSNRSSNSQLSNDSGYSGDN is encoded by the exons GCCGCTGGGGCTGTCCAGAGCTGAAACCGTTTACATACACAACCCCAGCCAGGAGCTTCCTGTGACACTGCTGTCAATATTCACATCCAGCAGGCATTTTCACATGCCTCCCTTCCATCGAAGG GTGATTCTACCCCGGGGGAAAACTTCATTTAAACTTGTATTTGTCCCTACAGAAGAGGGAAATGTAGAgaatacattatttattaacacaTCCACCCATGGGGTTCTTTCATACCAG ATTTTTGGGGTTGGTATCCCATGGGGCTCCCAAAAAGATGACCACATAAAAGATCAAGTGTTGATATTCCCGCATATTAAAAGCATTAAGCTGACACAAACTCAG GAAGATTCATCAAATATAACCATTCTGGGCCTTCTGCTGGAATGCAGTTTACCCAAGAAGGTGCACAGCCGTCCTCAG GGTCTGTGTTTTGTGACTGAGGAAGAGGAAAGGTTTTCTTTACAGATCAGTTTGTCAGAGAGAGGGGACCAGCCAGCACACTTGGATAAGCTGAAGCCCTATGTTATAGAAAATATCATGGTGCTCTTCCTTGTCCCATCATCCAGCAGCGATGCCG ATCCCACAATAAGTGTACATATGCTGAATGCAGGCGCAAAAAAGTTGCTTGTGAAG gacattCAGCTGCCATCCAAAGCGGACCACGCCCTCGATTTCAGACGAGTATTACTGAAGTCGTCAGCAGCAAACTTCACACAGATCGCATCTCTGTCCTGCAAAA gATCTGCACTAATGCAAAGCAAGATGTGCTCCAGTCAAGTGCGCGAACAGATCAAGGGGAACGCCTCGGTCCGCACCTTCCCGTGGCTCTCACACAG gccTGGAGTTCACCTGGCATCTCTGTTCCAGCTGAGGCAGAGGCACATTGGGGGGAGCATCACTGATCTCTGGTTCAACAATGCCCTCCTCCTCCGTCTCACTGTCACAAATGTCTCCATTTCACGGGAAGCACAGGGTTTGGTGAAG gtgcagaaTCTCAGCAGGACCCTGACCTTGTTTCCAGGCTGCTGGAAGCTTCTGTCTCTAGAGCTCCTCAACACAACGCTGCCCATGAACATTGTCACTATGGTGACGCTCACTACTAGCATGGGCTTCACACTGGAGGTGCCTGTGCATTTTCGCTCAGCAGTTTCCGAG CAGGGGGATGGTGAAGAATGTGGACGTGTCTGTTCTATCAGGCTACCCAGAGCAG TCCGGCGAGAGTGGCAGCGTTCCCTTCTCCCGGAGTCCTCCCCTGTTCTGTGGACTGTGGACAGCAACCTGGCTTCAGCACTCTCCCCTCGCTGGCAAAAACACAAAGACCAGCTGTCATGCAG ATGGCCTAGACTCCCATTGCAGACCAGCTCGCCACTTGATTTTGGTGCGGTTCCTGTCAATGAGAGCAGA GTTAAGAGTTTGACTCTCAAGAATCCCACTGGCTCAGTGGTTGCTGTGGAGATCATGGGTCTGGTTTCCTACCCTGCACCTTTGGAGGCTCTGGATCTTCTCAGTACATG GTTTGATTCCAGTCCTCTATCTGTGAATGTCACTACAACAGAATTCACCCTGTTAGACACTGATCAGAAG GTCAGTGAGAGGCTGATTGGGAATTCAGGAGGGCGGAGCCTAAGGTTTCTGCTGCAGTCATGGGAGAGTAAGACCATAGCAGTGGTTTATACCCCCACTGAGCACAAGCCTGTCACCACACTGCTGCTTATCAG GAACAACCTGACTGCCTTTGACATGGTGACTGTGAAGGGGCTGGGGGCTAAAGAGCTACTACGTGTGGGAGGAAAGCTGCCTGGCCCCGGCGCGTCCCTACGCTTCAATGTCCCACAGTCAACGCTAATGGAGTGTAGAGATG GTATGAGGACGAACAAGCCATTGTTTGCTGTTAGAAAGAGCTTTAAGGTGGAGAATGCCGGAGAACTTCCACTTACAGTGATGTCTATGAACATTAATGGCTATAAATGCCAGGGCTTTGGGTTTGAGGTCCTGCAGTGTCACTCATTTACCCTGGACTGCAACTCCAGCTCAGAAATCACTATTGC GTTTACTCCAGATTTCACCTCATCGTGGGTGATCAGAGATTTGACTCTATTGACAGCTCGGGGTTCCACTTTCCCCTTCACACTAAACGTGACCCTCCCTCATCACATGCTGCCCCTCTGTGCTCAGGTGGTACCCGGGCCCAGCTGGGAGGAGTCTTTCTGGGTGGTCACCCTGGTCTTTACGTG TTTTTCCCTGGCTGGTGTTTGCTTGATGGCATTTCATCAGGCCCAGTACATCCTTAGCGAGTTTTCCTCCCTGAGCTCTCACAGTAACCACAATTCCTTACATGAGAACGGCATCATCAACAACGGCATTTCCAACACGGTCAA CAAACCAAAAGGCAGTTGTAAAACGTACGTAGACCCTTGTCACACTTCTGACAAAGGCAAAGGCCGGGGCTCTCCAGCTGTGGCCAGCGGGCCAGTGAGAAACCAGTCCACTTCCAAGAAGGGTTCTGGTGGCCACTCCCAGCCTCAGAAGAAGCACAAAGTATCAGTTCTTTACTCTAAGTACAAAATCATTCCAAACGCGATGGTGCCCTCCGCTGCCACCATCTCCCCCGACCCCCCTGCAGATGAGGAGAGGCCAGATGACCAGACATCTGAGATGGACCCTGATGTCtgtaacaataacaacaataacaatgacCTAGTGGACGAGATGCCCAGCCTGATGGAAACCAGGCCTCTCTCTACCGAGACCAGGGATGACAAGCCGGTTATGTTTCCTATGGAAATGCACACAGTGGTCCCTGAGAGCCTCGTCCAGACCCCCGCGTACCAACACAACTCACTAGCAGACAGACAAATGCAGAAAGATTGTAGGGAGAAGAGGGAAACTGTAAAAAGGGACAACACTGAAGTAGAG ACAAGGGAAAATAGCAAACACCAAAAGAAGATTCCAGAAAGGAGTGAGCAGAGCGTTGCCTCGGTCACCAACAAAAACGATAAAAAGACAGGTTCTGGGAAGAGCCGTCGGAAGGCCACAGATGTGATTACTGG GGTTCCAGAGCACAGTGTTGTGGTCGTTTCGGAGAGGGAAAGGGACACGGAGTACAGAGACCACAGAAATGAAACCAGAGTCCGGAGCCACTGCAGCAACATGAAATCAGACATGGCAAAGGGAGCACATAATTCCGACAATCCGGTGAAATCGAATG GCATCTGTTTGGCCAGGTCCAGGAGGAAGTGCCCGGAGCGACGTCCACAGTGGGAGTCGGGCTCCGACAGCTCTGGCAGCTCTTCAGGCAGCGTTCGAGCGAGTCGGGGGAGCTGGGGAAGCtggagcagcaccagcagcatggagggagagaaggacATCAACGCTAGGCACCAGTGCTCCAGTCAAACCAGAAAAA AGGACAATATGCAGTATAACACGCAGTACAACTTGCACACGGTAGACCATGACAGCTCATCATGTAAAGCCCAGAG CATGAACTGCCTTTACCGAAAAGATCCAAGCCAAAGCCAAGATCCCACTCCCCTGGCTCCCACTTTTGCCCCGAGCTTTGCCAGGGTGACTGCAGGTGTGGACAAGAGCGTTG CTCACTCAGAAGTCGTTAACTCGCATATACCTGAAGAGACGTGGTCCTCCACCCCTCTGACCAATGAGTTCAGGTACAACATGACTGAGTGTCTGCCATTCGTACCTCAAGGCTCAGTCAATGGCCTGTATAATGG AAACTTTCCATGGAATGGGCTGAACAGCCACTGCAACAATAGCTTTCCACCATACAATGACCAGAGCAACTTCGTGTTAGGGG GTAATGCCAATTaccaaaataatttaatgtgCCACGAGGCCCAGCCTGCATCCTATGTACATCAGCCAGTGTGGGGTGAGGATTGTCCCCAGGAAACGCCCTCTTCATGGGACACTGCAGGCTATATGAGTGGCAAG CCATACTTTCCTGGCACACGCAGCCTCTCGCCCATGTCTGGCTTGTTTGGCTCCATCTGGACCCCTCAGAGAGAAGTGCCGTACCAGAGGCACTTCCAGCCAGACCGCTCAGCCCCAGTTTCACCCCTGGCCCCACTCTGCCGTGAGCCAGGGGGCAGCTGCCCCCCCAAGCAGTTCAACCCTTTTGGACCCCACATGAACCTGGATATTTGGAACTCCTCCTCCAACCGCAGCTCCAACTCACAGCTGTCCAACGACTCGGGCTACTCTGGTGATAACTGA